The nucleotide window TACCAACGCTCCAAAGCGTTGAGCAGGTGCGCTTCGCAGGCGTCGTTTTCGCACACTCCGCCCCTAACGGAGCTGAATGTCCGCCCACCTATGATTGGACAAGTCACGCTCCACTACGCTTGAACCATGAAAGGTCTTGCTCTGGCTGCCGCGCTATGTTCAAGCATGGCCCTCTCCGCTCCCATACTGGAATTTAACGCCAACACGCCCTCCTGGTCCGTCCTGAACGACACCGTGATGGGCGGGGTCTCCAGCAGCCAGGTGCAGATTAAAGATGGAGTCCTTGAGTTCACGGGTCAGGTGCGCCTGGAAAACAACGGCGGATTTGCAGGCGTCCGGTCCAGTCCGGGCCGGTTTGACCTGAGTGGATTCTCGGCCCTGAGACTGCGGGTCAAGGGCGACGGAAAGCGGTATCTGTTCCAGCTCGGGACCAACGCCCGCAACGGCGTGACGTACCGCGCCGAATTTGACACGGTTGCTGGTCAATGGACCATTGTGACCATTCCACTCGCTGCTCTACGCCCTACCCGTTTCGGTCAGCGACTGGCCGGACCCGCGCTTGATCCCAGCAATGTCGTTTTCTTCGGGTTCATGATCGCCAACAGCCGCGCCGAACAGTTCGCGCTTGAGGTGGACTGGATTGAGGGCCAGTAATATTTGTGGTGTGACCCCCAAATCTCGGTTCAAAAAAGTTGCGAACTCAGTGGCAAAACTGGAGAAGCAATGAAAGGGAAACGGTACACCGA belongs to Deinococcus detaillensis and includes:
- a CDS encoding CIA30 family protein, which translates into the protein MKGLALAAALCSSMALSAPILEFNANTPSWSVLNDTVMGGVSSSQVQIKDGVLEFTGQVRLENNGGFAGVRSSPGRFDLSGFSALRLRVKGDGKRYLFQLGTNARNGVTYRAEFDTVAGQWTIVTIPLAALRPTRFGQRLAGPALDPSNVVFFGFMIANSRAEQFALEVDWIEGQ